The segment TCCTTTCCACAACAAGTCTGCCGTATTTGCGAATCTGGTACCGGAGGGGAAGGGGCGCCTGTTCCAGGTCGATTACCTGCACGGGGCGGCAGACGATCTCCTCAAGGGAGATTTCCGGGTCGAGTTTTCTCTCGAAGCGGGTAAATCCGTCCCCCGCCTCTGGTGTATAGAGAACGGCGACATCCACATCGCTCCCGGGCCGGAAGGTTCC is part of the Bacillota bacterium genome and harbors:
- a CDS encoding nucleotidyltransferase domain-containing protein yields the protein MPSREEIIAAAADYLEQQSDIAAAYLFGSLVRGTFRPGSDVDVAVLYTPEAGDGFTRFERKLDPEISLEEIVCRPVQVIDLEQAPLPLRYQIRKYGRLVVERIKSGA